The region GATTTCATCGATTTTTGCTCGGAGCACGGCGTGGGCGCGGAACTGACCAGTTACTATTTTCCGCCAGTTGTCACTCAGGAATTTCTCATCCAGGTCAAACGGCACGCATTTTTGCGCGGTGTGCCGATCAGCGGCTCCGCCGTGGGAAACACGTTCACTTTGCCAAAGGCCAAAAAGCGCGACGAACAGATCGCCTACGTGAAGAAATGGATTGATTACGCCCAGACACTTGGCACCTCGCATATTCGTGTCTTTGCCGGCGAGGCCGGAAAGACCAGCCCAGCCGAGACCGCGAGTCTGTTTCTTGAAGCGATGGAGGATTGTTGTGAATACGCCGGCAGCAAGGGGATTTTCCTCGGCCTGGAAAATCACGGCGGCATCGTGGCCGAAGCGGACGCGATCCTTGGACTGGTCAAAGCCATGAAAAGCCCGTGGTTTGGTGTCAACCTCGACACCGGGAATTTTATCACGGACGATCCTTATGGTGATCTCGCTCGTTGCGCGCCGTATGCCGTCAATGTCCAGTTGAAAGTGGAAATCCAAAAACGTGGCAAGTCACCGGAGCCGGCCGATCTGCCGCGCGTGATTCAAATTCTGCGTGACGCCAACTACCAGGGCTACGTGACGCTCGAATACGAAGCGGCTGAAGATCCGTGGCGCGCCGTGCCGGGCGTTCTGAAAAAGTTGCGGACGCTGCTCGGCAGTTGAAGCTGCGCGGGCAAATCACACGCTTGCTTGGGGCGAATAAATTTGACTTACTTGTAATCGTCATCATCGGCCAAACGTTTTGATTTGATATGAAACCAAGATTGCTTTCGCTCGCCACTGTTCTCGCGTTCCTGTCGGTTGCCGCTCCCGCTGCGGATTTCCGTGCCGGCATCGCCGTTCGCGTCGTGACTCCCGATCCGCTGCTGCCCGTCTCGGGTGGCATTGGTCCCGGCAGTCGCGTCACCAAGAAGGAGGGCGATTTGTCGGTGCGGGCACTCGTCTTTGAAGAGGGCGGCACGCGCGTCGCCATCGTCAGCGGCGATTTCCTGGGTTTCCCTTCGACACTCGGAAATAGAGTCCGCGCCAAAGTCAAAGACATCCCGCCGGAAAACATCCTGATCGGCGCGACGCACTGCCACAGCGCGCCGGATTGCTACGGTTTTCCCGACGGCAAGGGCGGCACGGCGTCCGATCCAAAATACTTGGACTTCGTCGTCACGCAGATGGCGGATGCGGTCAACGAAGCCGTGAGTAAATTGCAGCCCGCCAGCCTCAAGATCGCGACCGGCGAAGCGAAGGGGAAAATCGCCTACAACTATTATGCGCCTCAACTCTACGACCCGCGCTGCAATGTGATTCAGGCGCTCGACGCTTCCGGCAAACCCTTCGCCACCCTGGTCAATTACGCTGTTCACCCGGAAGTGCTCGGTCCGGGCGTGGGCATCTGTAGTCCCGACTTGGTCGGCCCACTTCATGATCGCATCAAGGAACTTGGCTGCGGCACGAGCATTTTTATGAACAGCGCCCAGGGCGGCATGGTCACCGCGGACAATCGCAGCGCTGACGGCAAGGGCGACACGCGGACCTGGAGCGAATGCCTGCGCATCGGCCAACTGCTGGCGGACGAAGCCATGCGCATCATTCAAGAAGCGCCCGTGCAGTCTTCACCCAAACTTTTTTGCGCCGCGAAGAAGATCAGTTTCCCGGTGGATTCACCACTGCTGCGGGCCATCATGAAAGCATCGCCCAGCGGAATGCCTGGAGGCGAACCCGGCAAGGTCACGACGCAGTTGAATGTCGTCAATGTGGGCGACGCGCAAATCCTCACCATTCCCGGCGAGGCGCTTCCCAACATCGGCTATTATTTGAAACGCAAAATGCACGGTGAGAAGAACCTGCTGTTCGGTCTGACGAACGATGCCTTTGGCTACATTCTGACCAAGGAGGATTGGAGCAGTTTCAAACGTTACGAATACGTTTCGCGCACGTGTCTGGGGGAGATGACTGGCGAGCATTACATCGACGAGGCGCTGAAATTCGTGAATGAATGTCCCGCTCCGACGCCGCTGGCCAAGGCCGAGAAATCCAATTGATGGCGAGCTTCGCCAGGTCTGAAAGCGCTGTGAAACAAATGGGCCGGACCGCCAGCAAACTAATTCCGCTCTGTCGTACTGCGAACACACTTTCCACGAGACTGCTTCAGATCCACCCACCCCTGACCCCTCCCAGGAGGGGAACAATCCACCTTGCGCTGCTCCCCTCCTGGGAGGGGACAGGGGTGTGTTCGGAGGCTCGCTTGACTGGAGGCCGCGTGAACAGTGAGCCTCGACTCAATCGGTTCAGATCATTTACTTCAAACTATGTTCCCCATCGCCTGGTACTGACATGATCCTCGGCCGTTCCAAGTTTGAGACCGAGCTCCAGGTGCGTCCGGACGACATGGACATGAACCGCCACGTCCACGCCAGCCGTTACTTCGATTACGTGCTGGCGGCACGCTTCGATCAGATGGCGCGCTGCTACAAGATGTCGATGGAAGAATTCATGTCGGCGGGTCTGGGTTGGTATGTTCGGACTGCGCACTTGGAGTTCAAACGCCAGCTCGGCTTGGGCGAGCATTTCATCGTGCGCACGTGGGTCGAGGAGTTTGTAAAGGACGGCGTGAAGGTGTGCTTTGAGATTGACCGGAAGAAAAACGGCAAGCGCTGTTGCGACGGGTATTTTCTTTACACCATGGTGAAACTCCAGACGGGCCGGGCCGAAAACATTCCTGAGGCGATTGTCGCCAAGTATGCCATCTAGTTGCTTTGAGTTTGCTTATGTCGCGGGAAGCTTGTCAGGTTTTTAAAACAAAAAGTAAAGGTGACCATCCGCATGAATAAACTCCGCAGCGTGAATCGAATCAAGGCCAGCTTTGTAAATAATGTAGCAATACCATTGACTGACACGTTTACGTTTACGTTTAGGGAATAATACGGCAACAGAATTGAAAGACCGATATTTGCTAGGTGTCCCAAACCTGCCGCTTGCCAGAGCGCCTGGTTTTCCGTTTGCGGATTTAGACGCCGGGGCGTAACGCGGAGAATGAAACAAGCTCCTCCTGACGAAGCCACGATTCCCTATCTGAATACAGTCGTTTAAATGGGTTCTGAATAATTTTGAGTTTCTGCATATCGAATCCTTTTTTGGAGACAGGAACGAGATAGAGAAAATAGTTTGAGCCGTGAACTCGCGCTGCTTCAATTTCGTTTCTCGACCAATAAAACTTGAAATCAATCAGGGACACGGCTTTCACTTCGATGAGCCTGTCGGAGAAGCCAGCGCTGGTTGTGGATTCCGTGAAGCTCAAAATATCATAACCAGCACCGACATTTTCAGCCGCGACATGTTTGATTCGTCTCGCCAAGCCGGGGCGATTCCGCAGTCTTGCCGCCTCGAATTTCAAAACTTCAAGCTCGGCTTCGCGCCCCAGCTTTTCACGCGCGCGAAGAATCCTCTGAAGTTCAATCGGGCTTGTGGGCGACTTACTCCTGGCCTCAAGAAACTCTGCGAGATGTTGTGGGGAAATCCCATAGCGCGGCCTGTCGGCATCTTGTTCCAGAAATTCCAAATCCAGAAGCAGGTTGCGAACGCCGCTGAACCGTCGCCGCTTTTCCGAATCCATCACAATTTCAAAACTTCCGTCCACGCTTTTGAAATGCCCGACGAATTCATTGGCGTGCAGTTGATAGGGCGTGGTCCGCTCAAAAAGTCGCTGGGCCAAGCCGGATTTCATTTCATCGTCGGTCTTGCCAAGGCTTTCCTTTCTGCTGACCTGTCCTCCGGTCACTCTCAAAACACCAAGTTGTTTGAGAAAGTCCATGACATCGGAAAAGTGCAAAGCGTCCTGCATAAATCTCGCCCGGACAAAATCGAGTCGCGTCGCCGACAGATCGCGCAGAATCATCCACAGGATTTTGATTTCGCGGAACGAAATCTGGTGGAAGTGCTCGTCAATCTGACGTGAAAAGGCGCTCGTATGCTTTGAGTTCTTCTTGGTTTTCATCACCTACCGAATCGGGTTGCGGGAGTTTGTCATCCAGCACGCCAAACATTTTTTGAACTTTGCGGTCAAGGTTGTCCATTACATCGCGGTCAATCGCGTTCTTGTTTTGAAGGAAATAGTAGTGAGCTTCCTGTGTTTCAGAACCGCCAACGCGATGGATTCGATCCAAGGACTGCAAGTATTGCGCGCAGTTGTATGACAGGTCGTAGTAAATTGCGTGGTGGCAAGTTTTGTGAAGTGAAATGGATTCAGCACACGCACCGGGGTTGGCAATCAACACGTTCAAACCGCTCGCCGTGTCTTTGAATCGGTTAATCAATCTCTCCCGCGTCTCGCCTTGCTCGACGGACGTTTGTTCAACGGGCGTTTCACCGTAAAGCAACTCGCAGTTCACCTTTAATTTTTGAAAGTGCTTTTGGATTAGCTTCAGCGCGCCAATGAAGTTGCACCACACCACAACTTTTTCTTTGCGGCCAAGAATCTGCGAGATGAGTTTTCCCAACTGCACAAGTTTTGCCGGAGTTTCCCGTTGGTCGTAGGTGCGGATGATTTCGTAAAGCTCGCTCGCTTTGGCCACATTCACATCGCAATCGTCGAGCGGTTTTGTCAGCAAACCAACGTATGCGCTGCACTGACGCAGACGAAGGATTCGAGCGCGGCGCAACCTCGTTAGCACGTCGGCGTTTTTCGAGTAATCAAACCTTGCGCTGTTCCGAATCCGCAGCGTGATTGCGTCGTAAACGAACTGCTCATGCTCATTCAGCGGCGTGATGATTGGCGGATGGAAGATTGGACGAGTCAGCCCAAGATCAGCTTTGGTCACGCGATAAAACATCGGCCCAACAGTTTTCTTGAGCAGTTGTTGCACAGTTTCGATTTCCCCGTCCTGCTCTGCTCGCTGAATCCTTATGCGATTGTCAGAGCCGATAGGGTCGTTGGTCGGCCAGAGAAAATCAAAAAGGTTGAACAAGTCGGCAAAGCTGTGCGGACATGGTGTTCCGGTCAGGATGCACCGATATTTGGCGGAGCGAGCCAGATCAATCGCTGCAGACGACCAGTTGCCGCCGACTTGCTTGATGTAATGCGCCTCGTCCACCACAAGAAAGAGATTCATGCCGGGGCGCTTAAACAGCAGCTTCACTTCCGCTTGGTCGTTCGTCAGAGTTTGGAACGTCGAGAGGAAAAGCTCCGGCAAGTGTTCGTTTGGTTTGAAGTATTCGGCTTTCCGGGAAAGTTTTTCTCCGCCTGCAAGCACAACCATTTGCGGTTTTCTTCCGAGCGTTTCAAAAAATTCAGTGCGCCACGGGCCAAAACACGCGGCAGGTCCTACCACAAACAGGCCATTAACCTTGCGCTCACTGCGAAGCATCTCATACACCGCCAACACCACCGATGTTTTGCCGCTACCCGGCACGGAAAAATTAGCTCCGTTTTGAGTGAGGTATAAATGATATGCCGCCCGCAGTTGGTGTTCTTTCAGCGTGCGTTTCACCTGGCCTTGCAATCCTGCCGAAAACTCTGCGAAGCGCTTTGAGTTAAACTTGCCGGTCTTGATGGACTTTCCCGCTTCTCTGACGCGAACAAGCTGCGTAAGTTCCGATCGCAGTTGCTCGGCTTGAACTCTGCAATTCGGGTCAAGCGTGTATGGCAATCGTTCGCCGTCGAAATACGCTATGAGCTTTCCCAAAGCCTGCCGGCGATCTGCAACGGTTAGGTGGAAGTGGTGCGGCGGGTCTGCGGATTTTTGAAACCCCCAAAACTGGAGCTGGCTTGCATGAACCGAAGAAAGGGAATTTTCTGAATCAGTAATGACGAGGCCGGATGATGAAGTCTCAATCGTCACGAATGGTTATTTTTTCGTTTTCAGCTTGTCTCGCTCCTTCTTCAGTTTGAAAAACTCGTGCTCCAAGCTGTTAGCTTCACGCTGAATTTCTTGGGTCAGTTTCATCGCGCGCTCATATTCGAGAGCGTTCACCGCGCTGGCGTCCATGTCCTTGTGCGTGAGCTTTGCCAGCGCAACTTCGAGCAAATGCAACGGTGTTTCCAGTTCCGATTTTTGCGTTTGAAGCGTGCGCGCCGTGGCAAGGTGGCGGAGAATCTGTTGCTCGGTTTCCCCGCCCCACAGTTTGTCAACCGTGCGCTCGTCATGTTCATTGCCGTTGGCGTCGAGGCGCTTTTCTTTCGGCAAGTCCAAAGAGATTTGATTGATTTTGAAAAGCTCACGCTTCGCGTCTGCGTTCTCCAGCATGTCCGGCAGGTCACGCATCAGCTTGTGGACTTTTGCGCTGATCTTGCTGAAGTCTCGTTTGCGAATCAGTTTGAATGCGACATCTTCGACTTTGCCGACTTCGTCCTCACGCAATTTCAGCTTCAATCGCTCATTGGCGTCTTTCAGTTTTTTATAGACGAATTGGTAGTAATCCAAAAACGCTTGCCAACG is a window of Verrucomicrobiota bacterium DNA encoding:
- a CDS encoding DUF3883 domain-containing protein, whose product is MDGSFEIVMDSEKRRRFSGVRNLLLDLEFLEQDADRPRYGISPQHLAEFLEARSKSPTSPIELQRILRAREKLGREAELEVLKFEAARLRNRPGLARRIKHVAAENVGAGYDILSFTESTTSAGFSDRLIEVKAVSLIDFKFYWSRNEIEAARVHGSNYFLYLVPVSKKGFDMQKLKIIQNPFKRLYSDRESWLRQEELVSFSALRPGV
- a CDS encoding DEAD/DEAH box helicase, encoding MGKLIAYFDGERLPYTLDPNCRVQAEQLRSELTQLVRVREAGKSIKTGKFNSKRFAEFSAGLQGQVKRTLKEHQLRAAYHLYLTQNGANFSVPGSGKTSVVLAVYEMLRSERKVNGLFVVGPAACFGPWRTEFFETLGRKPQMVVLAGGEKLSRKAEYFKPNEHLPELFLSTFQTLTNDQAEVKLLFKRPGMNLFLVVDEAHYIKQVGGNWSSAAIDLARSAKYRCILTGTPCPHSFADLFNLFDFLWPTNDPIGSDNRIRIQRAEQDGEIETVQQLLKKTVGPMFYRVTKADLGLTRPIFHPPIITPLNEHEQFVYDAITLRIRNSARFDYSKNADVLTRLRRARILRLRQCSAYVGLLTKPLDDCDVNVAKASELYEIIRTYDQRETPAKLVQLGKLISQILGRKEKVVVWCNFIGALKLIQKHFQKLKVNCELLYGETPVEQTSVEQGETRERLINRFKDTASGLNVLIANPGACAESISLHKTCHHAIYYDLSYNCAQYLQSLDRIHRVGGSETQEAHYYFLQNKNAIDRDVMDNLDRKVQKMFGVLDDKLPQPDSVGDENQEELKAYERLFTSD
- a CDS encoding sugar phosphate isomerase/epimerase, with the protein product MRNLTNRRTFLKQSLRNSLMLAGVGLSGLNPAVAIEPFNRRGSARLLPGLAAYSFRDYFVDVSHARDKNIDLAKRITLFDFIDFCSEHGVGAELTSYYFPPVVTQEFLIQVKRHAFLRGVPISGSAVGNTFTLPKAKKRDEQIAYVKKWIDYAQTLGTSHIRVFAGEAGKTSPAETASLFLEAMEDCCEYAGSKGIFLGLENHGGIVAEADAILGLVKAMKSPWFGVNLDTGNFITDDPYGDLARCAPYAVNVQLKVEIQKRGKSPEPADLPRVIQILRDANYQGYVTLEYEAAEDPWRAVPGVLKKLRTLLGS
- a CDS encoding acyl-CoA thioesterase, whose translation is MILGRSKFETELQVRPDDMDMNRHVHASRYFDYVLAARFDQMARCYKMSMEEFMSAGLGWYVRTAHLEFKRQLGLGEHFIVRTWVEEFVKDGVKVCFEIDRKKNGKRCCDGYFLYTMVKLQTGRAENIPEAIVAKYAI